One window from the genome of Acuticoccus sp. I52.16.1 encodes:
- a CDS encoding FkbM family methyltransferase has product MSLSTAQIPRWVRRFPGLKTPLRRFAKRHAPRGPVTLEVEGLAWHLAPRDNKVDFDIWYKRRLEEAQERAFLAGHLGPGDLFVDIGANIGLYTVALLQAVPGLAAATFEPLDKLRARQVANLAANGLTGRAAVSADAVGPAGEMVLYESVNAGRSSLIAFDGARAGRNVRVRPLAALLDRAPSAIKIDVEGYEADALMPYFDATGPESWPRAVVIETLHRALWPRDCLSELFQRGYVLAGETDENALLVRA; this is encoded by the coding sequence ATGAGCCTCTCGACCGCGCAAATCCCCCGCTGGGTGCGCCGTTTCCCCGGCCTGAAGACCCCGCTGCGCCGCTTCGCCAAGCGCCACGCGCCGCGCGGGCCGGTGACGCTGGAGGTCGAGGGTCTCGCCTGGCACCTCGCCCCGCGCGACAACAAGGTCGACTTCGACATCTGGTACAAGCGCCGCCTGGAGGAGGCGCAGGAGCGCGCCTTCCTGGCCGGCCACCTCGGCCCGGGCGACCTCTTCGTCGACATCGGCGCCAACATCGGCCTCTACACGGTGGCGCTGCTCCAAGCGGTGCCGGGCCTCGCGGCGGCGACGTTCGAGCCGCTCGACAAGCTGCGCGCGCGTCAGGTCGCCAACCTCGCCGCCAACGGCCTGACGGGGCGTGCCGCAGTGTCGGCCGATGCGGTCGGCCCGGCGGGCGAGATGGTGCTCTACGAGAGCGTCAACGCCGGGCGCTCGTCTCTCATCGCCTTCGACGGGGCGCGCGCGGGGCGCAATGTGCGTGTGCGCCCGCTCGCCGCATTGCTCGACCGCGCGCCGAGCGCCATCAAGATCGACGTGGAGGGCTACGAGGCGGACGCCCTGATGCCCTACTTCGACGCCACCGGGCCGGAAAGCTGGCCCCGGGCTGTCGTCATCGAGACGCTGCACCGTGCGCTCTGGCCCAGAGACTGTCTTTCAGAGTTGTTCCAGAGAGGATATGTGCTAGCTGGAGAGACGGATGAGAACGCGCTGCTCGTCCGCGCCTGA
- a CDS encoding tyrosine recombinase XerC: protein MAPAVAADAPLGLPADPALLAIRAAWLTGLTAERGLSPNTAKAYEADTRAFLTFLAQHLGEPADLGALSALKPADVRAFLAERRRAGLSPRSMGRALAAVRTMMSHLERRHGVNAAAVRAVAAPTRPRGLPRPVPVAEALAMLESGEHWTSVRDAAVLGLLYGCGLRVGEATGLDVADVAEPLTRLRIRGKGGKERDVPVLPRVATLVDAYRRTAPFALCDGPFFRGEKGGRLSPRIVQRSVEAWRHALGLPDTATPHALRHAFATHILAHGGDLRSIQALLGHARLSTTQVYTAVDDRALLAAWRDAHPRATG, encoded by the coding sequence GTGGCGCCGGCTGTGGCGGCGGATGCGCCGCTCGGCCTGCCGGCCGATCCGGCGCTGCTGGCGATCCGCGCCGCGTGGTTGACGGGGCTGACCGCCGAGCGCGGCCTCTCGCCCAACACCGCCAAGGCCTATGAGGCCGACACGCGCGCCTTCCTCACCTTCCTGGCCCAGCATCTCGGCGAGCCGGCGGACCTCGGCGCGCTGTCGGCGCTGAAGCCGGCGGACGTGCGGGCCTTCCTCGCCGAGCGGCGGCGCGCCGGGCTTTCGCCGCGCTCCATGGGCCGCGCCCTCGCCGCCGTGCGCACCATGATGAGCCACCTCGAGCGCCGCCACGGCGTCAACGCGGCGGCCGTGCGGGCCGTCGCCGCGCCCACCAGGCCGCGCGGGCTGCCGCGCCCGGTGCCGGTGGCCGAAGCGCTGGCGATGCTGGAGAGCGGCGAGCACTGGACGAGCGTGCGCGATGCCGCCGTGCTGGGGCTGCTCTACGGCTGCGGCCTGCGCGTCGGCGAGGCGACGGGGCTCGACGTCGCCGACGTCGCCGAGCCGCTCACGCGCCTGCGCATCCGCGGCAAGGGCGGCAAGGAGCGCGACGTGCCGGTGCTGCCGCGTGTCGCGACGCTGGTCGACGCCTACCGCCGGACCGCGCCGTTCGCGCTCTGCGACGGGCCGTTCTTCCGCGGCGAGAAGGGCGGGCGCCTCTCGCCCCGTATCGTGCAGCGCTCCGTGGAGGCATGGCGGCACGCGCTGGGGCTGCCGGACACCGCGACGCCGCACGCGCTGCGGCACGCCTTCGCCACGCACATCCTCGCCCACGGTGGCGACCTGCGGTCGATCCAGGCGCTGCTGGGCCATGCACGGCTCTCCACCACGCAGGTCTACACCGCCGTCGACGACCGCGCCCTCCTGGCCGCCTGGCGCGACGCGCATCCGCGCGCGACCGGCTGA
- a CDS encoding (2Fe-2S)-binding protein produces the protein MSDVKLTVNGRKIAKTVSDRTLLVTLLREELGLTGTHVGCDTSQCGACTVHIDGQAVKSCTVLAAQVNGTTVTTIEGLADGATLHPMQEAFRTHHGLQCGFCTPGMIMMGVDIVNRHPEGLDETTIRKELEGNICRCTGYHNIVKAIDAAAKDMQGAKPAIAAE, from the coding sequence ATGAGTGACGTTAAGCTGACGGTGAACGGGCGGAAGATCGCCAAGACCGTCTCGGACCGCACCCTCCTCGTGACATTGCTGCGCGAGGAGCTTGGCCTGACCGGCACGCACGTGGGCTGCGACACCTCGCAGTGCGGCGCCTGCACCGTTCATATCGACGGGCAGGCGGTGAAATCGTGCACCGTGCTCGCGGCGCAGGTGAACGGCACGACCGTGACCACCATCGAAGGCCTCGCCGACGGCGCGACCCTGCATCCGATGCAGGAGGCGTTCCGCACCCATCACGGCCTGCAGTGCGGCTTCTGCACGCCGGGCATGATCATGATGGGCGTCGACATCGTGAACCGCCACCCCGAGGGGCTCGACGAGACGACGATCCGCAAGGAGCTGGAGGGCAACATCTGCCGTTGCACCGGCTACCACAACATCGTCAAGGCGATCGACGCCGCCGCCAAAGACATGCAGGGCGCCAAGCCCGCCATCGCCGCAGAATAA